gtgcaatatcacaacttatcaatatctcagcatatatgctTTTATTCTCAGCCatagatcaacatccatctcatccaacccggctcacggttcaatctagaaccagccaatattcatatcattcaAAGCCATTCTTgttcacggttcaatccagaaccagccaatactcataatcatacacaaccattccggctcacaacaaaacagcacttccacattcaacatcatcaaattcataaaatcgacatttaagccataaatcactttttctcaaatcgtttcactttgaaatcaagtttcaactcttttcatccttggctttagaaatctcgtttctcaaatcatctcaggctcaaaagccaaatttactcaaagtgagttccctttttaaaacaaagccactatTGGCAttctcttttcaaaacttccaaaaccatggaaagtcaaagatttatttcaaagtattcaaaatcacccatccaacaatgggattttataacaaaatttcttggcagagtcccaagtctttagggaaggtcaacctatatcaattcgttaaaattcattgaaactcttaaagtcatagattctcggttcaagtaaataaaacggaatttattatgaaactgacCATacaaaaatcacaagttccaacccgatccaaaaatcaactcatttgaaacggaatcGGTTCATTTGAATCAGACCACTTTCAAGTTtcttttggaacccatttttctaactcttccaaaatgcctcaaacttaattactcattCAAAAGTCTAGTAAAAATCAGTAAAAGCTCCTTTTCATAtcgaaatcaatattagagcatcattctttccttcaagCTATGTTTGGTtgaaaggaaagaaatagagaggaaggaaatagaaaggaaagaaaggaaaggaaagaaattgagtgaatttttattttctttagatgtATTTGGTTGgaaggaaaataagaagaaaagaaatattataaaaagacaattttacccctatattataatatatattgaaaaaagtGAAGGGGTAGTATTGGAAGTAGAGAGAGAAACATtagttttctctccattttctttccaatgttggagagaaaaaaaattggtgggccccaccagttttttttccatccattttctttCCCCTCAATTTTCCTCCTCAaccaaacaatgaaaaataatcattttccttcccattttctttcctcccttttctttccttccattttccactcaaacaaacatagcatcagtgattcaaacggtaaaaatagttcatttctaaataagccgaactcaacgcataaagttcattaaataaattaagcttgaaaacataaatattctcttaataaatcaaataatacaatttctcaaatccaacccttttaaaataacttttcaaacaagactagaattttgtagaaatttcggcagcacctcccctaaaatttgaacttttgccacccggttcgggtcccaactaaaccatttctcattccttttcaacagctcaaaaccataaatcaattcaaaagcaagctaaatccaacagtcgcctcagtggcatatttcaaggaaaccatttcaaaatcaaattaatatcaaccgatttaacttatttccaaagctttaaagaaacggctcaATAGCAAATTGTTTGTCcgaaaccaagtcaattaaaataaaccaggctgaattcaaaagtgcattcgacttttcacatcatcaaaataattaactcaattcaaattaatcctcaacggattaaactcagatttcagatCTTTAAAGAATCGACTTCAAAACAtcacatttcacaaagccgcacaacaattcagccaaacaaacatccataatcattcgagacaatcaaataaatacataaggcagatacaatcactaaatacacaatgtctcacatcagtatccatatgtaataattccaatacataaaacatagttttcgGAAAGTGCCCCTACCTTAGAACgtaattccataacccaaacgcgtcacagaAACCTCCTCTCTTAAGCCGGGATCACCAACAACCACAACCTCGACTCCAAGCTACTCCCGCGGTAACCACAGTAACACTAATCGCAGCATATAATAATCAGGAATgaccccacgttaccaaaactcatattcattaaccaaacacaaccgaatactaacgcgaggcttttcgAAACGTAAATTACTTATTGAGCTAGCGAAACAAAGCAGCCGCGAACTCCAAGCACGACACGCAAGCATCGATATACAACTCTGTGACAAATAACGCTACAACGCCTCAGCTCAAATTATCAGAACAGCGACAAAAGGCTCCTCGAACCAAAACGCTTACCAAGACCGAGGGAGAATGGCTGAACCGAATAGCGGTGGTCTCCGAACCAGTTCagcggcagcccggcagccacctcaagcggcagcagGGACCTAAACAACATGTAGCGACAGTGAAGTTCCCAGAAGCTCAACAAAAAGGAGAACCAGCTTAAAAATCCTTACCGACAAAGCCGTCTGGCGACGGCAGTGGCGTTTCTGGTAGCTAGGCACGGCTGCGCGGTTGAATTCTCCTCCGGGAGTGGCTGTAATGGAAACAGCTTCTCCTTCCTCCTTTCACGGTCCCCATGGTGGCAGGAGCTCTGGCGGTGCTAACCTATGCTTGGCGGCAGCAGGAACGGCGACGATCGAAGTCCAATCGCAACGGGAACCAGGCACGACGGCGATCCTACCCGCGACGGTGACAACGACAGCTTCACCTCCTCCGTGCGCACCCCTTTCTTCTTCGTCTGTGGTGGTGGCTCGCACTCCCTTCCGTTCGCATTTCTGTTTTGACGTGGTGCAAGAAGGGTCGGCGACGACCGATCTCGTGGCTCCATGGGTGCCGGCGGTGAGGCACgagctccctctctctctccaacgcgagctttctctctctcttcccttctccGCGGTCCCTTCCCTTGTTTCCCCCTTTCTGCCCGATTTCTTCCTCTGGTGGCACAACTGGCAACGATGCCAGTGATGGTATTGACGGCGACCAGTTGGCGGCGACAGCAACCCTCCTGGCCGGCGCACTCTCCTCTGTGGgtgtgtgtttgtgttttgtGGGGAAGAAAGGGGTTGGAGGCTTCTGCTGCTGCTCGAGTGTGTGTGTTGCTAAGCTGAGGGAGGATGAGGCTGCTGCGTCATTTGGGGGAATGGGCTGCGGTGGCTAGGTTTGGGGAATTAGGGtttcattattttgaaaattagggttaggggtaaaatggtaatttcaaatgaaattgggaataatatagtaattagaaataaattctagtccaacaataataatgtataaaaaatactattggctcattaattttacaaattattttcaataaaatgcccaaatctaaaaattagaaataatataattaatttctctattttccaaaataaagacattaatatttgaaatattacttatctaatccaaatcatgtaaAATCCCTATTATTTCATAAGcgtcaattttataatttaaatatagaaaataatctaatgattgtaaaattggataataattatacttcatctcaaattcaataaatcaaaacttgccttaattatccttaataaaataatttctgaaattaaggctataaataactatatgatttgagacttgatcataaaaagacttttcaaagattctagatCTTAGAGTTCTATTATTTAgttcttgatttattaagaaataggTGTTtcgagtttaatttatttaaggaaagtttatgttttaagattgatttaaatatgaaagaACCTATGTTTTGAAGTTTGATTAAAGAAGTACCTTTGGAGAAGTTTTAGTGGacttttaaaagaaattaaactttgattaattaaattcgttttgcttttgaagtattctttaaattttgatttagcaaGACTAAACACTTCCAAGCCTTGGAAAGGTTTACGATTTAAGAATAAAATGGAATTGACTTTTGGgcttaaataattttggttttgaAAGTGGTTTGGAACTTTTTGCGTAGATGCCTTGGTTTTggttttaaatatgtattttgatCGATTTCAATTCAAGTaactatgatttcaagtatttctaaaaatatttaagaaatgaGGTAGTTTATTCTTTCATAAAGTCATGAGACCTTGCTATggattttaattaataacttttgatTTCAAAGTAATGGAGCGAATGGTTTAAATAAATGATTTTAAGTCTTTtagaagagattttgaatttgacttggttttgaagttgtttggaagttttgaaaagaagaTTTACTTGAGAAAAGTGGCTCTTGGTAAGATATGAACTGGATACGTTTGTGATTTGAAAGTAAGTGAGCCAAGAATGACTATTGTAAtgagattttgagtttgattGACTGTGGATATTACTGAGAATATGATGAGGTTTTTTTTTTGCCTGGCAAGGATGGTAGTATAATCCTGCTTGCTCAGTGCGTAAACCGTTATGCAGggatggtggttttatcccgcctgtagtaaggatggtggttttatCCCACTCACGTATTGATAAATTGTTGGCAAGGAccgtggtttaatcccgcttgcgtGTTCCGAGCAAGGATGGTGTTTAATCCCGCTTGTTTATGGAACCTACggataaggatggtggtttaatcccgcttatcCGAGTCAGGTCTGACAatataaccgacacgtgagctcatggccagtaggacaggcatgcatcatatgcatttatatgacaatgtttgggtgtgcatattgtaattggtttgcgtatgtgaataattatgtttaattgctctacttgatgtaactgcttgattgtgtttgaaccttcttacttctgtttgtgactgaaaattggttggattgtggtgaattggatgttgattgagttgtttgggcctgagGTCGTGATTGAGTTGTTTAGAcgtaatgaacctatacttggaacagcatggtcattcatactgtctagaAAAAACTTTTAAGTTTTGATACAAAAGGTTTTGGGTTTTGAAGAATAAATgaatttctcttttaaaaaggaTTTCAGATCTTTAAATGTAAACCTTTGGTTTTTGAAACGATACATACATAAGGCGAACAACGGTCACTGTACTCGGAAAACATATTTATTTCATGTATCTTATTATAGCCATTCTGTAACCTTATAGTGGgaaccctttcgaggacgatgttctcactcccttaCAGGTCTTTTCCTTTTTTAGGTCCTGGACGATGAAGTTCGGAAGAGCTTATATTTTCTGTTTAATCGATGTTTTATGTTGTATTAGTTACTTTTTTCCTCACCTTTACTTTTACAagtttttataagagggatagaactttgattatgtaatgcttgtaaattagtaatatgtatatatatatatatatatgtattctttatgagttttgtagtTTGTATTTTAAATACGGATGAATGtcttgaaaatttgatttaagtttttttttaaataggctCATATTTCAGTATTAAATAgtttaagagtcgtcgtaatacccgagctatcagagtggcgcattCAGAAGCGTGAAATTTTGATAGTTATGGTATTACAACCACCAATTGATGaatacttgatttgggaggaAGTGTGTGGTGGATAAAAGAAGAATTGAGTTTACGAAAAGGGGACATTCTTTTCTAGTTCTATCAAGTCTAGAACTACTTCTGCCAATTCTGTATCTCGAAGAGCATCTAGAAATCAAAATTTCACTCCTGATTTGCGAGAACAGATTCATAATCTCAATGAAGAGCTTTTTCAGTGTGTTACTCAACAAACAGATGAGCGTATTAGTAAGTTGTTAGATGCATGCTTGACTCCTTTGGATAAGACTCAAAATAAGTTAAAAAGGTTAGAACAGGCAATTGGAAAGGTCAAAAAGGAAAAGCTGAAACATAAGAGATGGAATGAGGCTTATGTTAGCTATTACGAGAAGGTTAGAACATCAAGTAGTTCCAGTGCTGTTCCACTACCACCGCTACCGTCGCCACCCTCAATCTCTTCGAGTGAGAACTATGataatgatgaggatgaagatgacactgaagactatagctaatagttttagtatggttgaaTAATACTGAGAATTATAGCTGATGTATCAATACACTtcgtttatgttttgaattatattgacttgcttgtttataaacttttcttttagtttgataatacgacaaatttgtttattttttgaaatattataaatattcggatacaaatttgataaaaatttgtatttattaattttatatttattttgtatgaaaacatgtttATTTTGTAAtagaaaaatctgaaaaaaaaatctattttaccttacagacggattttcagtCTATATTcagagtttggaatggttttCCAAGGTTCcaattaccgacgaaaaatctgtcagaaaatatgtctctaattaccgacgaaaaatccTTCAGAATATCTGTCTCTAAATACCGACGGAAAATTCGTCGAAAAATTTGTCTCTAATTACCGACAAAAAATCCGTCGAAAAGTTTGACGTTCTAGGAAAATGGAGGAGAGAATTTACCAAGAAAAAATCTATCAATAACTggtaaaaatctgtcggtaaattaCCGACAAGACTTTTACTAAAGGACAAAAtctgtcggtaaccaaaaatctgtCAGTAATAAAGACCAAATCTGTATGTAAATCTATTTGTATTAAACATTTTTTTAGTTGTATAAGTGCAAAaacctgatttttatataatagaagagataataaataatagaatagatgagaatatgatatgtgacatattttaatcataaaattgataatatataatagatttttttatgaatttttattgcTTGTTAGCTGTTAATTTTTACGTTATTGCTTAATAATTTTCACTTATGAAACTATCAACATCCTAATATTATAGTTTAGTTAATAAGAATGATGACGTTAATATTTTTCCCtaagtcttgttattatttataattagaaaagaatcataaataaatttattttttaaaatgaatgcTAATTTTGTTGTGTAAAAcccaaaaatttcgaaaaatcttattaaaaactaatttcgaCTTATTTACTCGTTAAGTAATTTAATCtcagaaaattattttattaaagataattaaaacaaattttgattgattgagttaaaaataatttaaggttttatttgattttataactatcgaattattttctatatttaaattataaagtttagcaaattgataatcaaataatatttcAAAGTAATTTTAtggaattaaattagatttttaattaatactctataccctaatttaattaaaattaccaaattctaaTCTATTAAAAAATTTCTAATTTCACATTTTCCCCAAAAGCaaatcctaattcccaaattaaaaaccctaaccctaacctccTTATCCCCACCGCCATGCCTCCACAGCTGCCATTCACCCATCCCTTTTACCCTTTCTCCTTCAATACACACAAACACACCCACACCCTCCTATGTTTCCTTCGGCAGCCGCCATCCCATTTCCCGCTCCCCCTCCCCCTCTTCATTGAGTGCACATACATCACCATCGAGAGAGAGATTCGGAGAAGAAGCAGCGCTGGCGAGGAACCCGCGCTACCATTGCACCGCCCCACGCCCTGGAGCTCGCCATCGAACCACGTGTTGCTGCTATGGGCTCGCCGCCGCCGAAGTTCCGTCGCCAACCATGGAGCCGCGGGGTACATCGccatatagagagagagagagagagagagagagagagagcatcaCGCTGAGGGAGAACCAATCGGAGAAAGGGAGAGGTGTCGTGTCTACTGCGAGCCCGCTGTTGCCATCGTCACCCTCACCGCGACCTGTCACCATCGCTGGAGCCAGCCACCTTCATCCCCGTTCATGCCGTCACCGTTTCTCGCCACTGCCGAGCCATCGTCAGGCTGTGCACCGCCACGTAGGGCCGTTTCCAGTTGGCGCCGTGGCTGGTGGTTGCCTCTGCTTTCGGTGTAAGCACCCCGTCGGAGCTCGGTCGCCATTCTACTCTCCGGAAGTTGTCACCGGAGCTGCGGCTGCTCCGCTCTTGATTTCTTGTTATGCAGTAAGTTGTTTCAGCTCTAAAAACCTCTTTGCCTTTGTCATTGTTCTATTATAGATTATTGAGTTTTATGTGGCGTTAATGTCTTAGGGTTGAGCTACGGTCCTTGGGTGCTGTGTTTAGAGGATGTGGCTGTTGCGAGGATGGTCGAATTTGACGCTGTCGCTATGAATAAAAGTTTTAAGGGTTTTCTCGCGTAGTTAGTTGCGAACGAGGTAGGggtctttttcaaaaaactatactttataaattggaattattatatatggatatttATGTGAGAAATGCACTTCTAGTGATTATATATGTCTTATGTATTGCTTGATTGACTTGGATGGATATGACTACTTGTTTGATTGGATTACTGTTTGGTTTGTGAAATGGACAGTTCTTGAAGCGTTTCTTTAAAGTTGTTTCTTTACAGTTTTGAaattgagtttaatccgttgaaaaATGAAGTCATTtcttgaaatatgaatttttagaattagtctgattttaaactgatttggttttgagc
The sequence above is drawn from the Arachis hypogaea cultivar Tifrunner chromosome 4, arahy.Tifrunner.gnm2.J5K5, whole genome shotgun sequence genome and encodes:
- the LOC112797460 gene encoding uncharacterized protein, yielding MEPRGTSPYRERERERERESITLRENQSEKGRGVVSTASPLLPSSPSPRPVTIAGASHLHPRSCRHRFSPLPSHRQAVHRHVGPFPVGAVAGGCLCFRCKHPVGARSPFYSPEVVTGAAAAPLLISCYAG